In a single window of the Drosophila subpulchrella strain 33 F10 #4 breed RU33 chromosome X, RU_Dsub_v1.1 Primary Assembly, whole genome shotgun sequence genome:
- the LOC119558180 gene encoding NADH dehydrogenase [ubiquinone] 1 alpha subcomplex subunit 7 has translation MSALRRDVSPLIQRIRAFLLGREHNLALRFEDGVADRTQPQPELPEGPSHLVSANYYCQRDARREVFPPIDLVEQQKQLAAEAGEAAKATSSKLPTPGKTYAWD, from the exons ATGTCTGCCCTGCGCCGTGACGTATCGCCTTTAATCCAGCGCATTCGGGCCTTCCTCCTGGGC CGGGAGCACAACCTGGCGCTGCGCTTCGAGGACGGAGTGGCCGATCGCACCCAGCCGCAGCCGGAACTCCCGGAAGGACCATCCCATCTGGTCTCGGCCAACTACTACTGCCAGCGGGATGCCCGGCGCGAAGTCTTCCCGCCCATTGACCTGGTGGAGCAGCAGAAGCAGCTGGCGGCGGAGGCTGGCGAGGCGGCGAAGGCCACATCCTCCAAGCTGCCCACTCCGGGCAAGACCTACGCCTGGGATTAA
- the LOC119556964 gene encoding fibrous sheath CABYR-binding protein isoform X1 — translation MTDVSHELGALRFVVDSPLSSKVAMFNNQATQHKQSQLLNPFSQDGRASSPKPTFSKDQYGKPLAGSLTEMRGQKANIHVMKEMLELCQIINSEGYDVKDEPTMRVIPFGELFNIYNYISDKVVGILLRARKHKLVDFEGEMLYQRRDDNVPVFLLKPIKEIRSEMDAKIEDIKRAASPAPPQSTSVLMDRSAHEQNLKSRTPSPAVGKSAKAKSASPSPAPKAAAPAPVPAPAPAPAPVEIKPAQPEVPEAAPVAVIVTEAEAEAPPTEGAPATVSEPQAAEAVAPVAPAATEDLPTILIEATAEFVRTVSVEQLAPSPPEATQSSPAEAQPASTSA, via the exons ATGACGGACGTATCGCATGAATTGGGCGCCCTGCGCTTCGTGGTG GACTCGCCGCTGTCCTCCAAGGTAGCCATGTTCAACAACCAGGCGACGCAGCACAAGCAGTCGCAGCTGCTGAACCCCTTCTCCCAGGACGGACGCGCCTCCTCGCCGAAACCGACCTTCTCGAAGGATCAGTATGGAAAACCACTGGCCGGCAGCCTCACGGAGATGCGTGGCCAAAAGGCTAACATCCATGTGATGAAGGAGATGCTGGAGCTGTGCCAGATCATCAATTCGGAAGGTTATGACGTCAAGGATGAGCCCACAATGCGTGTGATTCCCTTTGGCGAGCTGTTCAAC ATCTACAACTACATATCCGATAAGGTTGTGGGCATCCTGCTGCGTGCCCGTAAACACAAGCTGGTGGACTTCGAGGGCGAGATGTTGTACCAACGGAGGGACGACAATGTGCCCGTCTTCCTGCTGAAGCCCATCAAGGAGATCCGCAGCGAGATGGATGCCAAGATCGAGGACATCAAGAGGGCGGCAAGTCcggcgccaccgcagtccaccTCGGTGCTAATGGATCGCAGTGCCCATGAGCAGAATCTCAAATCGAGGACTCCCTCGCCGGCGGTGGGCAAGTCGGCTAAGGCCAAGTCGGCGTCGCCCTCGCCGGCGCCTAAGGCTGCTGCTCCTGCACCTGTgccagctccagctccagctccagctcccGTTGAGATCAAGCCAGCTCAGCCAGAAGTGCCTGAAGCTGCACCTGTGGCTGTGATAGTCACCGAAGCTGAAGCAGAAGCACCACCCACAGAAGGAGCCCCGGCAACCGTCAGCGAACCGCAAGCGGCGGAGGCAGTTGCTCCAGTTGCACCTGCAGCCACTGAAGACTTGCCCACAATTTTGATCGAAGCCACCGCCGAGTTTGTGCGCACCGTCAGCGTTGAGCAGCTGGCACCCAGTCCGCCAGAAGCCACCCAATCCTCGCCAGCCGAAGCCCAGCCAGCGTCCACGTCCGCCTAA
- the LOC119556964 gene encoding translation initiation factor IF-2 isoform X2, whose protein sequence is MFNNQATQHKQSQLLNPFSQDGRASSPKPTFSKDQYGKPLAGSLTEMRGQKANIHVMKEMLELCQIINSEGYDVKDEPTMRVIPFGELFNIYNYISDKVVGILLRARKHKLVDFEGEMLYQRRDDNVPVFLLKPIKEIRSEMDAKIEDIKRAASPAPPQSTSVLMDRSAHEQNLKSRTPSPAVGKSAKAKSASPSPAPKAAAPAPVPAPAPAPAPVEIKPAQPEVPEAAPVAVIVTEAEAEAPPTEGAPATVSEPQAAEAVAPVAPAATEDLPTILIEATAEFVRTVSVEQLAPSPPEATQSSPAEAQPASTSA, encoded by the exons ATGTTCAACAACCAGGCGACGCAGCACAAGCAGTCGCAGCTGCTGAACCCCTTCTCCCAGGACGGACGCGCCTCCTCGCCGAAACCGACCTTCTCGAAGGATCAGTATGGAAAACCACTGGCCGGCAGCCTCACGGAGATGCGTGGCCAAAAGGCTAACATCCATGTGATGAAGGAGATGCTGGAGCTGTGCCAGATCATCAATTCGGAAGGTTATGACGTCAAGGATGAGCCCACAATGCGTGTGATTCCCTTTGGCGAGCTGTTCAAC ATCTACAACTACATATCCGATAAGGTTGTGGGCATCCTGCTGCGTGCCCGTAAACACAAGCTGGTGGACTTCGAGGGCGAGATGTTGTACCAACGGAGGGACGACAATGTGCCCGTCTTCCTGCTGAAGCCCATCAAGGAGATCCGCAGCGAGATGGATGCCAAGATCGAGGACATCAAGAGGGCGGCAAGTCcggcgccaccgcagtccaccTCGGTGCTAATGGATCGCAGTGCCCATGAGCAGAATCTCAAATCGAGGACTCCCTCGCCGGCGGTGGGCAAGTCGGCTAAGGCCAAGTCGGCGTCGCCCTCGCCGGCGCCTAAGGCTGCTGCTCCTGCACCTGTgccagctccagctccagctccagctcccGTTGAGATCAAGCCAGCTCAGCCAGAAGTGCCTGAAGCTGCACCTGTGGCTGTGATAGTCACCGAAGCTGAAGCAGAAGCACCACCCACAGAAGGAGCCCCGGCAACCGTCAGCGAACCGCAAGCGGCGGAGGCAGTTGCTCCAGTTGCACCTGCAGCCACTGAAGACTTGCCCACAATTTTGATCGAAGCCACCGCCGAGTTTGTGCGCACCGTCAGCGTTGAGCAGCTGGCACCCAGTCCGCCAGAAGCCACCCAATCCTCGCCAGCCGAAGCCCAGCCAGCGTCCACGTCCGCCTAA